A DNA window from Castanea sativa cultivar Marrone di Chiusa Pesio chromosome 7, ASM4071231v1 contains the following coding sequences:
- the LOC142644193 gene encoding uncharacterized protein LOC142644193 has translation MGRQLNGFFFYRNLILNVTQKSIKGRAITDHLAHCSPKEPKEIQGDFPDEDIMGLEVESWKMLNFPTTNNATEYEACIMGLQAALGLGVKELEVYSDSAFIISQIQNKWKIKEERLMPYHECLQKWASKFSKIQYQCVPRMQNQIANALATMASMMDGPKEDEARPIVVEQKEEPAYCMSIEEDKEKNEEGKWYSDIL, from the exons ATGGGAAGACAGCTAAATGGGTTTTTCTTCTATCGGAATTTGATATTAAATGTGACCCAAAAGTCTATAAAGGGGAGAGCAATTACTGATCACTTAGCTCATTGTTCACCTAAAGAACCTAAAGAAATCCAAGGAGACTTTCCAGATGAGGATATCATGGGGCTCGAGGTagaatcatggaagat GCTTAACTTTCCTACCACTAACAATGCCACTGAATATGAAGCTTGCATTATGGGGTTACAAGCGGCCCTGGGTCTTGGAGTAAAAGAGTTGGAAGTATATAGTGACTCAGCCTTTATAATTTCTCAGATTCAAAATAAATGGAAGATCAAGGAAGAAAGGCTAatgccttatcatgaatgtcttcaGAAGTGGGCCTCAAAATTCAGTAAAATCCAGTACCAATGTGTGCCACGAATGCAGAATCAGATTGCAAATGCTCTAGCAACAATGGCATCCATGATGGATGGACCTAAGGAGGATGAAGCTAGACCAATAGTGGTGGAACAAAAAGAAGAGCCAGCTTATTGCATGTCAATAGAAGAAGATAaggaaaagaatgaagaaggtAAATGGTATTCAGACATTCTATAG